From Falco cherrug isolate bFalChe1 chromosome 4, bFalChe1.pri, whole genome shotgun sequence, one genomic window encodes:
- the NWD1 gene encoding LOW QUALITY PROTEIN: NACHT domain- and WD repeat-containing protein 1 (The sequence of the model RefSeq protein was modified relative to this genomic sequence to represent the inferred CDS: inserted 7 bases in 5 codons; deleted 4 bases in 3 codons; substituted 5 bases at 5 genomic stop codons) codes for MVTEPNGLXDMELKDILSLDDEVLSKIHRCRLPSSKTVLCLPPLHWSRLRSVMRECLAEQKADGLTLLCSAHGYSXRXEAKPLSMGCSHPGLLGTLLRLLSIFKPCQPGKKPAQDRFQCIFSLPKQSVEMMQNHYLSKQDQIKRHFLLADLFKGTWSCAMKKPLMSPHFSRTLNADRKVRNISRHFHTCKLWTRALCLHTACRGLKPEDNGNNSKGAPQPLWFSDTVANLXKFSELLFHLLNAGXTEELNRDVLGNMNWIXCKMIASGIESGVDFTMSFVSAILGARVIYTELLARLLFFMPSYTEVIGDLCQQCLSWCSVCPYPVLMPLRGFLQPPSRPLHMMLTRFLKGRDYFACKLYTKAGERSICLCVQSCTKYGVQTLIEGFHLGKHSILTISKWFLFVCGIKNSLSSLCITAGVTVMALSSDYQLLVAGSQDSSMLIWNMDIFEMLHTLPGHSAEVRCVKVFGKGTXDHRLHIWNLISGRARFIIQNNKRVLKNSPHIXLHVNEGHMIVYSSSNTKVSAWHLETAEPIFQISGEAPDAWMCFAVFSPRLVMMTVSEGGMLSLWNSNTGNLRSKYQLAGLQEKTPMCSVLIQKQGKMIVGFTGGLYPWHMSICSTCLIPSDGNSLLEKLPGRVCFVITSEGKSIIAAGFEKYVQVYLADPKGFHRFLAPNLEHEGALHMAVISAGNSVIVTGSQAPSIQGGKEEGWATCQSETSLSNPAYRMFLPPTPSNFSQVWSLSDRELLTDMLDGMGAPVTLLDLCDCTLVSASHHAPYVGVWNLTIISRKPWCLSXIPAXHWGNYVYFTQPEDTHKVIIWNTTEGQVCDTLDSSAQVRCLEIAEQNQLFFTGLVSGTVLIFPLNSRQDVACIPPPESQKPVNSMAINKQEMQLAIAYDNDNLVLLLDISPADPCPVIDRPTYTFKTHIPATLISIVAVLADYSVLYGMTSRDVFLYDCPWAQVFPLEGHRSQISCLESSHGEQQALSGSEDSLRCLWDLEFCQREHKMCYHKPTSLLKGICCACFSKDGKYLDTGLLDQSITRWDVPMFRCPKTTLPRHNPLQNTMAMCTVKSRKNERENSSNNTAEKILLGACFPPASPLRAVQWCKKQRLIG; via the exons ATGGTGACtgagcc AAATGGGCTGTGAGACATGGAGCTGAAGGACATTTTATCCCTTGATGATGAAGTTCTCTCGAAGATTCACCGCTGTCGCCTTCCTTCAAGTAAAACTGTCCTgtgccttcctcctctccactgGTCACGGCTCCGCAGTGTCATGAGAGAGTGCCTGGCAGAACAGAAGGCAGATGGCCTCACCCTTCTTTGCTCTGCACACGGGTACTCTTAGAGA TGAGAAGCCAAACCTCTGAGTATGGGATGTTCCCATCCTGGGCTTTTGGGCACCCTGCTTAGGCTCCTCTCCATTTTTAAACCCTGtcagccaggaaaaaaaccagctcaAGATAGGTTCCAGTGtatcttttcccttcccaagcAGTCTGTTGAAATGATGCAGAATCATTATCTATCAAAACAAGATCAAATCAAGAGGCATTTTCTCCTGGCAGATTTATTCAAGGGGACTTGGAGCTGTGCAATGAAGAAACCTCTTATGTCACCACACTTTAGCAGGACCTTGAACGCTGACAGGAAGGTGAGGAATATCAGCAGGCATTTCCATACCTGTAAGCTCTGGACCAGGGCTCTGTGTCTCCACACTGCTTGTCGGGGACTGAAACCAGAAGACAATGGAAATAATAGTAAA GGAGCCCCTCAGCCACTCTGGTTCTCTGATACTGTTGCAAATC ACAAGTTCAGTGAATTGCTATTTCATTTACTGAATGCTGGATGAACTGAGGAGCTAAATCGGGATGTGCTGG GGAATATGAACTGGA ACTGTAAAATGATTGCCTCTGGAATAGAGAGTGGTGTTGATTTTACCATGT CTTTTGTCTCTGCCATCTTAGGAGCAAGAGTAATATACACAGAATTGTTGGccaggcttctttttttcatgccttCTTACACAGAGGTAATCGGGGACCTGTGTCAGCAGTGTCTAAGCTGGTGCAGCGTCTGTCCCTATCCTGTTCTCATGCCACTACGTGGCTTTCTCCAGCCACCCAGTAGGCCCCTACACATGATGCTCACCAGATTCCTCAAAGGTAGGGATTA TTTTGCCTGTAAGCTTTACacaaaggcaggagaaaggTCCATTTGCCTTTGTGTTCAGTCATGCACCA AATACGGGGTTCAGACACTTATAGAGGGGTTCCACCTGGGGAAACACAGCATATTAACAATCTCCAAATGGTTCCTTTTTGTCTGTGGTATCAAGAATAGCCTCTCTTCTCTGTGTATCACGGCAGGTGTCACAGTGATGGCACTTAGTTCTGATTACCAGCTGCTTGTGGCAGGTTCCCAGGATAGCTCAATGCTCATCTGGAATATGGACATTTTTGAGATGCTGCACACCCTTCCTGGACATTCCG CTGAGGTGAGGTGTGTGAAAGTGTTTGGAAAAGGAAC TGATCACCGTCTGCACATCTGGAATCTGATTTCTGGCAGAGCAAGGTTTATTATCCAGAATAATAAACGCGTACTGAAGAACAGCCCTCACA ACCTTCACGTGAATGAGGGGCACATGATTGTATATTCTTCCTCAAATACAAAG GTCAGTGCTTGGCACCTGGAGACAGCAGAA CCCATCTTCCAGATTTCTGGAGAGGCACCAGATGCATGGATGTGTTTTGCAGTATTCAGCCCAAGGCTGGTTATGATGACTGTGTCTGAAGGAGGAATGCTGAGTCTGTGGAACAGCAACACTGGCAACCTGAGATCCAAATATCAGCTCGCAGGGCTACAGGAAAAAACACCAATGTGCAGCGTCCTGATCCAGAAGCAAGGGAAGATGATAGTGGGATTTACTGGGGGTCTCTATCCATGGCACATGTCTATCTGTTCGACTTGCTTA ATCCCTTCTGATGGAAACAGTCTGCTAGAGAAGCTTCCTGGAAGGGTTTGCTTTGTGATAACATCAGAAGGTAAGTCCATTATTGCTGCAG GCTTTGAGAAGTATGTGCAAGTGTACCTGGCAGACCCAAAGGGATTCCACAGGTTCCTGGCACCAAATCTGGAACATGAAGGAGCACTTCATATGGCTGTTATCTCTGCTGGCAACAGCGTCATTGTTACTGGTTCTCAGGCTCCATCTAtccagggagggaaggaggaaggctgGGCAACTTGCCAATCAGAAACATCTCTTTCAAATCCAGCTTACAGAATGT tcctcccccccacccccagcaacTTTTCCCAGGTGTGGAGTTTATCAGACCGGGAGTTGCTGACGGATATGCTGGATGGCATGGGAGCACCAGTAACACTCTTAGACCTGTGTGACTGCACTTTGGTTTCTGCCTCCCACCATGCACCATATGTAGGAGTGTGGAACCTCACAATCATCAGCAGAAAACCTTGGTGCCTGTCCTAAATACCAGC GCACTGGGGTAACTATGTCTATTTTACCCAGCCTGAAGACACACATAAAGTCATCATCTGGAACACCACAGAAG GTCAAGTGTGTGACACACTGGACAGCTCTGCCCAAGTGAGATGCCTGGAAATAGCTGAGCAAAACCAGCTCTTTTTCACA GGACTTGTGTCTGGAACAGTCCTTATCTTTCCACTGAACTCCAGGCAGGATGTAGCATGCATCCCACCTCCAGAGTCACAGAAACCAGTCAACAGCATGGCTATCAACAAGCAGGAAATGCAGCTTGCCATAGCATATGATAATGATAATTTAGTCCTCCTGCTGGATATTAGCCCTGCAGATCCATGCCCAGTGATTGACAGGCCCACCTACACCTTTAAAACTCATATCCCTGCCACTCTGATTTCCATAGTGGCTGTCCTTGCAGATTACAGCGTCCTCTATGGCATGACTAGCAGGGACGTATTCCTTTATGACTGCCCTTGGGCCCAAGTGTTTCCTTTGGAAGGTCACAGAAGCCAGATCTCCTGTTTGGAAAGCAGCCACGGAGAGCAGCAGGCACTCAGTGGCTCTGAAGATTCCCTGCGGTGTCTCTGGGACTTGGAGTTCTGTCAGCGGGAACACAAGATGTGCTATCATAAG CCCACATCTCTTCTGAAAGGCATTTGCTGTGCATGCTTCTCAAAAGACGGTAAGTACTTGGACACTGGATTGCTGGATCAGTCCATTACACGCTGGGATGTTCCAATG TTTCGCTGTCCCAAGACCACCCTTCCTCGGCATAACCCACTCCAGAACACCATGGCAATGTGTACAGTAAAATCCAGAAAGAATGAGAGGGAAAACTCAAGCAACAATACAGCCGAGAAAATTCTTCTGGGAGCCTGCTTCCCACCAGCAAGCCCTCTCAGAGCTGTTCAGTGGTGTAAAAAGCAAAGATTAATAGGATAA
- the SIN3B gene encoding paired amphipathic helix protein Sin3b has protein sequence MAAGGGGGGGRGGSAPRWGGGGRAAAQEKLPVHVEDALSYLDQVKIRFGSDPATYNGFLEIMKEFKSQSIDTPGVIRRVSQLFHEHPDLIVGFNAFLPLGYRIEIPKNGKLSIQSPLNSQVPSEPVPSALPGSGLLLHYSQENSHNHSDCSEEFRQQLPYKEDKSQIPLESDSVEFNNAISYVNKIKTRFLDHPEIYRSFLEILHTYQKEQLNTKGRPFRGMSEEEVFTEVANLFRGQEDLLSEFGQFLPEAKRSLFTGNGPCEVNSVQKTEHDKNLEHSKKRSRPLLLRPVSGPAKKKMKLRGTKDLSVATVGKYGTLQEFSFFDKVRRVLKSQEVYENFLRCIALFNQELVSGSELLQLVTPFLGKFPELFAQFKSFLGVKELSFASPLSDRSGDGMSREIDYASCKRIGSSYRALPKTYQQPKCSGRTAICKEVLNDTWVSFPSWSEDSTFVSSKKTPYEEQLHRCEDERFELDVVLETNLATIRVLESVQKKLSRLTQEDQEKFRLDDCLGGTSEVIQRRAIYRIYGDKAPEIIESLKKNPVTAVPVVLKRLKAKEEEWREAQQGFNKIWREQYEKAYLKSLDHQAVNFKQNDTKALRSKSLLNEIESVYDEHQEQHSEGRSSSTNEPHLIFIYEDKQILEDAASLISYYVKRQPTIQKEDQATIRQIVHHFIPELFFSQPPEHSISEESTDEDRENHQGPNVDTPELRKKHVPGPPSSPLDAKATFCDVTAAEPHNTLDDVYSLFFVNNNWYFFLRLHQTLCSRLLKIYRQAQKQLLEYRTEKEREKLLCEGRKEKTNDPAMELRLKQPSEVELEEYYPAFLDMVRSLLDGNIDPTQYEDTLREMFTIHAYIGFTMDKLVQNIVRQLHHLVSDDICLKVVELYLNERKRGAAGGNLSSRCVRAAKETSYQWKAERCMADENCFKVMFLQRKGQVIMTIELLDTEETQTEDPVEVQHLANYMEQYVGVEGAPNNQNDGFLLKPVFLQRNLKKFRKWQCKQVRALRSEVKSSWKRLIGVESACNVDCRFKLNTHKMMFIMNSEDYMYRRGALCRAKQVQPMVLLKHHQQFEEWHSRWLEENVTMEAVDVVQDWLMGDEDEEMVPCKTTCETVNVHGVPVNRYRVQYSRRPASP, from the exons atggcggcggggggcggcggcggcggcggccgggggggcaGCGCCCCGCGctggggcggcggcggccgggccgcggcgcaGGAGAAGTTGCCGGTGCAT GTGGAGGATGCGCTTTCCTACCTGGACCAGGTGAAGATCCGCTTTGGCAGCGATCCTGCCACCTACAATGGCTTCCTGGAGATCATGAAAGAGTTCAAAAGCCAGAG CATTGACACACCTGGAGTAATCCGACGtgtttcacagcttttccaTGAGCATCCCGACCTCATTGTAGGATTCAATGCTTTCCTCCCTCTGGGCTACAGGATAGAAATTCCAAAGAATGGGAAGTTAAGTATACAGTCACCTTTGAATAGTCAG GTGCCCTCGGAGCCTGTTCCCAGCGCGCTCCCTGGCAGCGGGCTGTTGTTGCATTACTCCCAGGAGAATTCGCACAATCACAGTGACTGTTCGGAGGAGTTTAGGCAACAGCTTCCATACAAAGAAGATAAATCCCAAATTCCTTTGGAGTCTGACTCTGTAGAGTTCAATAATGCTATCAGTTACGTGAATAAGATCAAAACACGTTTCCTTGACCATCCAGAAATTTACAGATCCTTTTTAGAAATTCTTCATACTTACCAG aaagaacagCTGAACACTAAAGGCCGACCCTTTCGAGGCATGTCAGAAGAAGAAGTGTTTACTGAAGTAGCAAATCTGTTCAGGGGACAGGAGGATCTTCTTTCTGAGTTTGGACAGTTCCTCCCAGAGGCTAAAAGGTCTTTG TTCACAGGAAATGGACCCTGTGAAGTGAACAGTGTCCAGAAAACCGAGCATGACAAGAATCTGGAACACAGCAAAAAGCGATCCAGACCACTGCTCTTGCGTCCTGTTTCTGGCCCAGCAAAG aagaaaatgaaactgcGAGGTACCAAAGATCTGTCTGTAGCGACAGTGGGAAAATATGGAACACTGCaagagttttctttctttgacaaG GTGCGTAGGGTGCTAAAGAGTCAGGAAGTCTACGAAAATTTTCTCCGGTGCATTGCTCTCTTCAACCAAGAGTTGGTCTCTGGCTCAGAGTTGCTCCAGCTAGTTACACCATTTTTAGG GAAATTCCCCGAACTCTTTGCACAGTTCAAGTCCTTTCTTGGTGTGAAAGAGCTTTCATTTGCTTCTCCACTGAGCGACCGATCTGGGGATGGAATGAGTCGGGAAATTGATTATGCTTCCTGCAAACGCATAGGATCAAGTTACCGGGCTCTCCCAAAAACCTATCAGCAGCCAAAGTGCAGTGGAAGAACAGCCATTTGCAAGGAG GTGTTAAATGATACCTGGGTTTCATTTCCATCCTGGTCTGAGGACTCCACTTTTGTCAGCTCCAAGAAGACTCCTTACGAGGAGCAGTTGCACCGCTGTGAAGATGAGCGCTTTGAG TTGGATGTTGTCTTGGAGACCAATTTAGCCACTATACGTGTGCTGGAGAGTGTGCAGAAAAAACTGTCACGACTGACTCAAGAGGATCAGGAGAAATTTCGACTGGATGATTGCTTAGGAGGAACGTCAGAAGTGATCCAGCGCAGGGCCATCTATCGCATCTATGGTGATAAAGCACCAGAGATCATTGAAAGTCTTAAGAAAAACCCAGTTACTGCAGTCCCTGTTGTGCTTAAGAG ATTGAAAGCAAAAGAGGAGGAATGGCGGGAGGCCCAGCAAGGCTTCAACAAAATTTGGCGGGAGCAGTATGAGAAAGCCTACCTGAAGTCCCTTGACCACCAGGCTGTCAACTTCAAACAAAATGATACCAAAGCTTTGCGCTCCAAGAGCTTGCTGAATGAAATTGAGAGTGTCTATGATGAG CATCAGGAGCAGCATTCAGAAGGGAGAAGTTCATCCACAAATGAGCCTCATCTTATCTTTATCTATGAAGATAAGCAGATTTTGGAAGATGCAGCATCTCTTATCAGCTATTATGTAAAAAGGCAGCCTACCATCCAAAAGGAGGATCAAGCAACCATCCGGCAGATAGTGCATCACTTCATACCTGAGCTGTTTTTCTCTCAGCCCCCTGAGCACAGTATTTCTGAAGAATCAACAGATGAGGACAGAGAAAACCACCAGGGGCCCAACGTGGATACTCCTGAGCTACGGAAAAAACACGTGCCTGGGCCGCCAAGCAGTCCTTTGGATGCAAAAGCAACCTTCTGTGATGTTACAGCTGCTGAGCCCCACAACACTCTGGATGATGTTTACAGTCTATTCTTTGTCAATAATAATTGGTATTTCTTCCTCCGCCTTCACCAGACTCTGTGCTCAAGGCTCCTAAAGATTTATCGTCAAGCTCAGAAGCAGCTTCTAGAATATCGgactgaaaaagagagagagaaactcctttgtgaaggaagaaaagaaaaaaccaatgACCCAGCCATGGAACTAAGACTGAAGCAACCGA GTGAGGTGGAACTGGAGGAGTACTACCCGGCTTTCCTGGATATGGTGAGGAGTCTGCTGGATGGGAATATTGACCCAACGCAGTACGAGGATACTCTGCGGGAGATGTTCACTATCCATGCCTATATCGGCTTTACTATGGACAAACTGGTGCAGAATATTGTACGCCAG CTTCACCATCTAGTGAGCGATGACATCTGCTTGAAGGTTGTTGAGCTCTACTTGAACGAAAGGAAGCGAGGTGCTGCTGGAGGTAACTTATCCTCTAGGTGTGTCCGGGCAGCAAAGGAAACCAGCTATCAGTGGAAGGCTGAACGTTGCATGGCAGATGAGAACTGTTTCAAG GTGATGTTTCTTCAGCGGAAAGGACAGGTGATCATGACCATTGAGCTTCTGGATACGGAGGAAACCCAGACAGAAGATCCTGTGGAGGTCCAG CACCTGGCTAACTACATGGAGCAGTACGTTGGGGTGGAAGGAGCTCCGAACAACCAGAATGATGGCTTCTTACTGAAACCAGTCTTTCTGCAAAG AAATCTCAAAAAGTTTCGCAAGTGGCAGTGTAAGCAAGTGAGAGCTCTGCGCAGCGAAGTGAAGAGCTCCTGGAAGAGGCTGATTGGGGTGGAAAGTGCCTGCAACGTGGACTGCCGGTTCAAGCTCAACACCCACAAAATGATGTTCATCATGAACTCGGAGGATTACATGTACAGGCGGGGAGCTCTCTGCCGAGCCAAGCAG GTACAGCCGATGGTGCTGCTAAAGCATCACCAGCAGTTTGAAGAGTGGCACAGCAGGTGGCTAGAAGAGAACGTGACCATGGAGGCAGTTGATGTAGTGCAAGACTGGCTAATGGGTGACGAAGACGAGGAGATGGTGCCCTGTAAAACAACCTGTGAGACGGTGAATGTCCATGGGGTCCCAGTGAACAGATACAGAGTTCAGTACAGTCGCCGTCCAGCTTCACCGTGA